Sequence from the Methanobacteriaceae archaeon genome:
ATGCGGTTTAGAGATATGCCTGAAAGTCCAGAATTCTATGCCAATATCTGATAAGCAAAAGGACTGGATTTTACAGGCCACTTTACCATTTGGAAACAATTTTATTAGATTATCGGACAGTCCCCTGGAAATAAATGAGGATATCACCGATAGAATAGCTGTTGTGGTGGAAAGCAGTGCAGAAGTAGTAGAACAGGCCTTTAAGGTCTTAAAAGAAGAGGGCACTGCAATTATGCCCTTACAGCAAACTTTTTTCAGTCCGTCTTATGGGATTCTTCGTGACAAATTCGGCGTAATCTGGAATTTGGCTGCCATGGAAGAAGAATAGAAACATTAAAAATCAATCACTGTTGCAAACCGTATAATAAAAAAGGCCCGAGCCATTCTAAAAGAACATACGGGCCTTATAGTAGTGTTAATTAAATAAAATATAGATTAATTAGTTTTTAATTTTGAATAAAATAAATCTTAAAAAAGAAGTCAATATTTTTGATATCATTATACTCTTAGATTATTTTTCTATAAATAAATTAAATAAAAAAATATATTAAAAAATAAAAGAATAATGTTGTATTAAGCCACTGGAGCATCTGTTTTTTTCGTTTCAATTTCAATTTGAGCTATTTTCTGGAGTAAAATAACTAATACAAATAAGAGAATTCCATTAATCACCAAGACCCCCGCCACAATTAATCCCGGTATGATGCCTCCCCAAATCATGGATAATCCAAAAATTATAGATACAATATTGAGCACGGTCTGAGTAACTATCATTTTTTTTACAACTGGTGGAACAACGATAGTTTCAGGGCCCTGATCTTTTTTAGAATCCTGATTTTTTATTCCATCAAATACCGGGAAAAACCGTTTTATAAGAAGTAATGCTCCTCCGAAGATATTCAAAACTCCTATAAGTATCTGAATTAAGCCCGTCAAAATTCCAGGCACGATACAAGAGACAATTCCTAATGCTGCAAAAATAATTCCAATTATTATGAGCAGCCATGATCTTTTATATTGACCCATAGGAGTTTCTCCCAGTGCCATCATTTGTATGGCTACAATAACCAGTAAGAGCCCCAACTGACCATCTGGAGAGAATGGAACTAATCCAAAAGTCACCGGGAAAAGCAGAACCCCTAAAAGTATGAGAAGAGTCCCTACTAAAATTATTATCGCACTGGAAAGGGGTAGAGATGTTTCTTGAAAAAAACTAAAGTGTTTAGAAGAAGTTTTTAAATCATCCGCCTTTTCTTCTTCAGGATAGATCCTTGATACTTTTTGAATGCACCACGCCAGATAAAAAAAGCTAAATCCATATATAAATAAGACCATTGCCGTTTGAAGGTTGGTAGTTATCCCCGGTATGAGAGTTATTAGACCCGATATAATTGTAATTCCATATACCAAAGCACAAGCAGCGATTAATTGTCTCAGTGTTCCGGGTATCTTAATCCACGATTTTGCCTTTTCTTTTGAAAGAAATAGTTGTATTAGAAGAGCAATTCCCCCAGCAAAAAGAATTATTCCCACCAATATACGAACTAATTCTGATAAATAGCCAGGAATAAAACAAGAAACCATTCCCAGAATTGCCGCCAACACCCCCATTATAATAAGGGCCCAAGATCGATTTAAATCACCAAAAGGCGTTTTCCCCATGGTTATTATTTGAAAAGAGACAATGACCAGAAAGAGTCCGTATGTACTATCGGGAGTGTATGGTAACTCCCCCGTACTGATTTTAAATAGGAGTAATCCAAAGAGGAACATGAATACTCCCAGGACAATTAAAAGTACAACTTCCATGGGAAGATCCGATTCATCACTAATTTTAGTATAATTCTGTTTTACAGGTGACAAATTAATTATTCCCCTTTAGGGTAATATCAGTAGTAATTTCCGCCTTTTTCATATGCATCTCGGCGCTGTGCTGCCAATTGTAACAGAGCATTTTCTGCTTCCTGATCACCTAAGGCATATTTATGCCACATGTCAATTTGTTCATCTTCAGGCACAACGATGATTCCCTTATGCTCAGAAACCCTATCTAAAATTAGTTCTGCTGCTTTATCAGCAGGATGTGCATCATCCGGGATTTTAATTTGATCATGAACGGTACCATCAATTGATTTCTTAAAGATGGGTGTTGCAATGTTAGATGGGCAGATGGTCGAAAAATAGAGGTTTTTATCAGCGTATTCATATCTTAAAGATTCGGTCAAGCCAGTAACCCCAAATTTTGTAAGGGAATAAAGTGCTTGAAATGGAAACGGAACAATCCCTGCAATAGAACTCGTGTTAATAATATGGCCCGATCCCTGTTTTAACATTATAGGAACGGCTATGTTAACCCCATATATTACACTCCATAAATTTACATCAATTATATTTTTCCAATCCTCAAGAGTGGCCGTTTCAAATTGTAAAGTGCCACCAATTCCAGCATTATTGAATAAAAAATCCAAACTACCTGCTTCTTTTGCCGTATCTTTAATTGCTTTTTCAACCTGTTCTTGATTGGTTACATCCGCAATTATGGTGTGAATCCTATCTTTGTATTCTGGCAATTGTTCAGCAGCTTCTTCAACCTTTTTAGGATTACGCCCGAGCAGGTATACAATAGCTCCTCTCTTTAAGAGTTCTTCACTAATTGCATATCCAATACCCGAGTTTGCACCAGTTACCAAACATACTTTACCATCATAGTAATCTAAATTACTCATAATATCACCCCGATCTTTCATTCAATTACTTTAGACCCCATGGCCCGAAGAATAGCTTTTCCCTCAATTAATGCTGCTTGAATTATCTTCTTTTTAGGCAGAGCCGCTAGACTGTTAATAATATGATATTGGGCTGGATTTTGCATAGGAGTTAATTCCGTCCATTTTAGATCTCCTTTTCCAATTTGTGCTTTTTCAAGTTCTAAACCCTGAGGATATAAAATAAACTGACTTAAATCTGCCCCAGGAGCCCCCACTTTAGGGATATATCTCCAACCTAGAGTATTCATGGTTTTAAATTGAGATTTTAAAAGTTCTAAATCATCCCCTTCTACATTTTCCATTGCTTCAAAATTCATGTTTAAAAAAGTGTTCCCTTCATAACTAACAGTAGTGGCATAATGAGGTTTTAAAATGTGCAGATCTTCTATATCCGCGAAAATTTTGGGAATTCCGGTCTCTTCTCTCCCCCCTAATATAGGTGCAGTTCGATTTTCCCATACTACCAGCGTATAGTCCCCATCAAGTTCATCTTTCTTTCCATGGAACTTTACTGGTGCAGAGACATTTATCAGATTGTATTGCCCACCATACATCCAGTTAATTTGTGTAAATTTATTGAAAGCCACATCAATCTGTGGTTTAAGCAGTTCAAATCCTTCGGGAATAAAATTTTCAAGAAGATCTCTGTCGGTTTCATAGCTCATGGCCAGGCCTGTCGCTTTTTGAATGATTTTTGCGTCAGGATCAAATTTCCCCCCTCCGAAGTGAGCTGGCATAGCATACTTGAAGCCTTCTTTCTCTTTAAACACATTTACAACCTCCTTTTATTCAGCATAAATAAAAGTATTATATTATCAAAAATACTTATATTTTTGTATTCAGATATAAGAATATTTGAGTTTATTTTCTAATTATAATAATTATTAACCGATTAAAAGTTAATTAAAGAATTCTAATAATATTAAAGTGATTTTAAAGTTATTTAATGGACTAATAAAATTAAAAATTATGGTTAAAATAAAAAATGAGTTAATAATCTATTTTGAATGTAAAAGATGAAAAAAATACCATAGGTGGTACGAAATGATGTGCAAGATATCATGACAAAGTAAATTCTAAAGGTAAGCACCAAGCTGAATGAAAAAGCTAAAAATAAATTTTTCATGAATTCTGATAATCATCCAGTTTTTGGCTAACATGCTGGTAAATATCCTTGGTTACCCCAACTTTGCTAATAAAATCGTTGGAATATCGAATATCTCCTCTTTTAGGGTTATCCTGGCGCATAACATACATACATATGGCCGTTACTATCATTAAAGGATCTGTTTTTCTACCCTTTCCCCCACGATAGAGTTTCCTGAAATCCACTTTAGATATTATCTCCCGGGCCCGGTCCTTCTGGCCTCCACCTACTGGTAACAGGACTTCGTCTCCTTCTTCTCTCTTGGTCATGACTAAGGTAGGGCTGTGGCCGGTCATCATGAAATTACTGGCTACTATAGAGAGCATGGCCAATTTTTCCTGCAGACGGAAATCCTCATCAGAAGTCTTCATACTGTGAGGCTTGTATTTCTCGTATTTGCGTATTTTATTGGCCATTACCTCGACTTTTACATTATCGTCGAAGAATATGTGTTTTCGTTTTTGCATTTATGGGCCTTCAGTGTTCTGTGTTTAGTTCCTTATGGTGGAGGTGGTTTATAATGGTTTTTGGTGAGAAATAAAAAATTAATTACACCTTAGAACAAAGTAATAGTATAATGTTATTATGGTTTTGATGAGTGTTAAAATCATGGTGAAAAACACATTAATAGCTATAATTGGTAATGGCCTTGAGGAGACCATAACCATGAAAAACAGGATATTGATGGAAGCCATGATTAAAAAGGGTTGAAAAAATGATTAAAGAAGAAATTATAGCAAAAATAGAAGAATGTAAATGTTTTGAAGAAGTTGAATACCCCGAAGAAAACCTGGATGGAAAAACATTTAATGTGAATAATGACCCCGTGACCTTGATAGTTAATAAAGTTAGTATAGGACCTGTAGTTTCCATTGATACTGTTGGTAAGGCCATTCACGTTTGGATTAACCCCTATTTTGTAGGATTTGAGTTCAATGAACCAGTGCTTACCGTGGCCATTAGTTATGAGGAAGTAGATGAATTTGAGATTGTTGATTGATTAAAGCTGATTTTTTCTATTTTTTATATAATTTTTCTTTGAATAGTATTAAAATTTTAATTTTAACCAAAATCTTTATAAGTTATCATGACCACAGTTTATGTAACTGACCCATGAGTCATAGATAAGATTGGTGAGTCATATGATGTTAAGTTATGGCATTTAGGTGAAATCATGTCACTTGCAAAATGGAAGGAAAGAGAAAGAGAACAGCGTCAGAGCGATATTATTGATGCTGCTAGGAAAATAATTACGGATAAGGACTTTGATAAAATTTCAATGAATGAAATAGCCAGAGAGGTCGGCCTTGGAAAAAGTACGCTTTATATTTATTTTAAAAATAAGGAATCATTGTACTTTGCCATAGTCTTACGTGGTATTCGTATTTGGTCCAAAATGATTAAAGAAGAGGTTAAAAAAGGAAATAGTGGTTTTGAAAAGTTTGTGTTATATGGAAAAGCAAATAGAGAGTTTTCTAATCAATATCCA
This genomic interval carries:
- a CDS encoding DUF308 domain-containing protein translates to MSPVKQNYTKISDESDLPMEVVLLIVLGVFMFLFGLLLFKISTGELPYTPDSTYGLFLVIVSFQIITMGKTPFGDLNRSWALIIMGVLAAILGMVSCFIPGYLSELVRILVGIILFAGGIALLIQLFLSKEKAKSWIKIPGTLRQLIAACALVYGITIISGLITLIPGITTNLQTAMVLFIYGFSFFYLAWCIQKVSRIYPEEEKADDLKTSSKHFSFFQETSLPLSSAIIILVGTLLILLGVLLFPVTFGLVPFSPDGQLGLLLVIVAIQMMALGETPMGQYKRSWLLIIIGIIFAALGIVSCIVPGILTGLIQILIGVLNIFGGALLLIKRFFPVFDGIKNQDSKKDQGPETIVVPPVVKKMIVTQTVLNIVSIIFGLSMIWGGIIPGLIVAGVLVINGILLFVLVILLQKIAQIEIETKKTDAPVA
- a CDS encoding acetoacetate decarboxylase family protein, whose translation is MFKEKEGFKYAMPAHFGGGKFDPDAKIIQKATGLAMSYETDRDLLENFIPEGFELLKPQIDVAFNKFTQINWMYGGQYNLINVSAPVKFHGKKDELDGDYTLVVWENRTAPILGGREETGIPKIFADIEDLHILKPHYATTVSYEGNTFLNMNFEAMENVEGDDLELLKSQFKTMNTLGWRYIPKVGAPGADLSQFILYPQGLELEKAQIGKGDLKWTELTPMQNPAQYHIINSLAALPKKKIIQAALIEGKAILRAMGSKVIE
- a CDS encoding SDR family oxidoreductase, which produces MSNLDYYDGKVCLVTGANSGIGYAISEELLKRGAIVYLLGRNPKKVEEAAEQLPEYKDRIHTIIADVTNQEQVEKAIKDTAKEAGSLDFLFNNAGIGGTLQFETATLEDWKNIIDVNLWSVIYGVNIAVPIMLKQGSGHIINTSSIAGIVPFPFQALYSLTKFGVTGLTESLRYEYADKNLYFSTICPSNIATPIFKKSIDGTVHDQIKIPDDAHPADKAAELILDRVSEHKGIIVVPEDEQIDMWHKYALGDQEAENALLQLAAQRRDAYEKGGNYY